A single Triticum dicoccoides isolate Atlit2015 ecotype Zavitan chromosome 2A, WEW_v2.0, whole genome shotgun sequence DNA region contains:
- the LOC119352480 gene encoding uncharacterized protein LOC119352480 has protein sequence MATRDGKIGVERMDSDEVRGEHEVEEDKTSIESMAARGGHVDTEMTQFKYGEVAEEEVHKDKMNGGKSKQQIKNKTTPEEMDLVRTSPVISEKEIERLCVQMDEMASLMRYRIIPSAPLSSSKETEEDKDKAKPVIDGIRKELADLQGSMSKLKSQLKPFWHKYPYEEDYVAPEEEKDPKERARKEMEEEQEVFDSYRQGVESKVRHFGYTTLVSPMHFTHYTPRQVPSDYTTRGITLQIFSFKIANISLDLEWPLLQWPLKVYGVVAARDNVDRKRNVLFHRQRDNFQEITQEDPFLCLTGPSRAISADRPLEFEVQLKLKGGAAKSEDSVLINSRSHYGGYQTHNGLYTVTFDNCLCTTELSLQKLYRGAVQATFLRVGIVKGSQSPFSYGGRVACSSPPQKDGRGPATPTQVVLLDSRYCAGGKMPIGEEDGYLDLSRHVVSVELRTVSVDSEELEETLKVVIEAYSPGGSVQAHVMVRPQYCGISKHKCDLNGSKVKITVAWSPIVSSAFTRKVIL, from the exons ATGGCTACCAGGGACGGCAAGATCGGCGTCGAGCGGATGGATTCGGATGAGGTACGCGGTGAGCACGAGGTGGAGGAGGACAAGACTTCGATTGAGTCCATGGCTGCCAGAGGCGGGCATGTGGATACAGAGATGACCCAATTCAAGTATGGCGAGGTTGCGGAGGAGGAGGTTCACAAGGACAAGATGAACGGAGGCAAATCAAAGCAGCAGATCAAGAACAAGACGACACCGGAGGAGATGGACCTAGTCAGAACAAGCCCCGTCATCTCCGAGAAGGAGATCGAGCGGCTCTGTGTGCAGATGGACGAGATGGCGTCTTTAATGAGATACAGGATCATACCATCAGCCCCGCTCAGCAGCAGCAAAGAGACTGAAGAAGATAAGGACAAGGCGAAGCCCGTGATCGACGGCATCCGAAAAGAGTTGGCTGATCTGCAGGGCAGCATGTCCAAGCTCAAATCGCAACTGAAACCTTTCTGGCACAAGTACCCGTATGAGGAGGACTATGTGGCGCCGGAGGAGGAGAAGGATCCCAAGGAGAGGGCaaggaaggagatggaggaggagcaggaggtctTTGATTCCTACCGTCAAGGCGTCGAATCTAAAGTTAgacactttggatacacaa CCCTAGTGAGCCCCATGCACTTTACACACTACACACCCAGACAGGTCCCATCCGATTATACTACTCGTGGGATCACCTTGCAGATCTTCTCCTTCAAGATTGCCAACATCAGTTTGGACCTGGAATGGCCACTCCTGCAATGGCCACTCAAAGTGTACGGCGTAGTCGCCGCACGAGACAATGTAGATCGCAAGCGCAACGTTCTCTTCCACCGGCAAAGGGACAACTTCCAAGAGATCACCCAAGAA GACCCCTTTTTGTGCTTGACTGGCCCATCTCGTGCAATCTCAGCCGACCGCCCTCTTGAGTTTGAAGTCCAACTAAAACTTAAGGGCGGCGCAGCAAAGTCTGAAGACAGCGTGTTGATCAATAGCAGAAGCCATTACGGTGGTTATCAGACCCATAATGGTTTGTATACTGTCACCTTTGACAACTGTCTTTGCACAACCGAGTTAAGCCTGCAGAAACTGTATCGTGGAGCAGTCCAAGCCACTTTCTTGCGTGTCGGCATTGTTAAAGGCAGTCAAAGCCCTTTCAGTTATGGAGGCAGAGTTGCTTGCTCCTCACCACCTCAGAAAGATGGTAGAGGCCCTGCCACTCCCACCCAAGTTGTATTGCTTGATTCTCGTTATTGTGCTGGCGGGAAGATGCCAATAGGCGAAGAAGATGGTTACCTTGATCTGTCAAGGCATGTTGTTTCTGTTGAATTACGGACAGTGAGTGTAGATTCTGAAGAATTGGAAGAAACCCTGAAAGTTGTCATAGAAGCCTACTCTCCCGGTGGTTCTGTGCAAGCTCATGTCATGGTCAGGCCTCAATACTGCGGCATAAGTAAGCATAAATGTGACCTCAACGGCTCTAAGGTGAAGATTACCGTTGCTTGGTCACCTATTGTTAGCAGTGCTTTCACCAGAAAGGTTATTCTGTGA